The sequence GGGGGGTAGTAGATGACACGATGCCGACTCTGCGGCTCGGAAGCGATGGCGAGCGTCGTCGATCTCGGAGCGACGCCACCGTGTGAGAGCTTTCTCGCCGCGGACCAACTGGACCAGGCGGAGCCGGCGTACCCGCTGCACCTGCGGGTCTGCACCGACTGCTGGCTGGCGCAGATCCCGCCGCTGATCACGCCGGAGGAGACGTTCAGCGAGTACGCGTACTTCTCCTCCTTCTCGACCTCCTGGGTGGAGCATGCGCGCACGTTCGTCGCCGACGCCGTAGAGCGCCTCGCTCTCGGCCCCGACGCCTTCGTGGTCGAGGTCGCGAGCAACGACGGGTACCTGCTGAGGCACCTGGTGGACCGGGGGATCCGCTGCCTCGGCATCGAGCCGTCGGTGAACGTCGGCGCCGCGGCGCGGGACGCCGGTGTGCCCACGCTCACCGAGTTCCTGTCCCCGGACACGGGCTCGGCCGTCCGCGCCGAGCACGGCCCGGCGAACCTGGTCGTGGCCAACAACGTGTACGCGCACATCCCCGACGTGGTCGGGTTCACCCAGGGGCTGCGCGCGCTGGTCGCCGACGACGGCTGGGTCTCCATCGAGGTGCAGCACCTGCTGACGCTGATCGAGGAGAACCAGTACGACACGATCTACCACGAGCACTTCCAGTACTACACGGTCGCGTCCGCGATACGGGCACTGTCGAGCGGCGGACTCGCGCTCGTGGACGTCGAGTTGCTGCCCACGCACGGCGGCTCCATCCGACTGTGGGCCCGGCCGACCGAAGTAGCTGACGAGCCTACGCAGCGGGTGGCCGACGTCCTGGCCAGGGAGAAGGCCGCCGGGCTTCAGGAGCTGTCCGGGTACACCGAGTTCTCCGCCCGGGTGGCCAAGGTCCGCCGGGACCTCCTCAAGTTCCTCGTCGGGGCGGCCGAGCGCGGCGAGACGGTCGTCGGCTACGGCGCCCCCGGCAAGGGCAACACCCTGCTCAACCACTGCGGCATCCGGCCCGACCTGCTCGCGTACACGGTCGACCGCAACCCCTACAAGCACGGCAGGTTCACCCCGGGCACCCGCATCCCGATCCTGCCGCCCGAGCAGATAGCGGCCGACAAGCCGGACTACGTCCTCGTCCTCCCGTGGAACCTGCGGGCCGAGCTGGTCGAGCAGCTGTCCTTCATCAACGACTGGGGAGGCCGACTGGTCTTCCCCATCCCGGAACTGAGCATTGTCGAGGTCACGTCGTGAAAGAGGTTGCAGCATGAAGGTCGTCCTGTTCTGCGGCGGCTACGGGATGCGGATGCGCAGCGGAGCCTCCGACGATGTGCCCAAACCGATGGCGATGGTCGGCCCCAGGCCGCTGATCTGGCACGTCATGCGCTACTACGCGCACTTCGGGCACACGGAGTTCATCCTGTGCCTCGGGTACGGCGCCCACCACATCAAGAACTTCTTCCTCACCTACGAGGAGACGACGTCCAACGACTTCGTACTGCGGGGCGGGCGGACCGAGCTGTTGTCCACCGACATCGCCGACTGGACGATCACGTTCGCGCAGACCGGCGTCGAATCGCCGATCGGGGAGCGGCTGCGCCGAGTGCGGCACCACCTGGACGGCGACGAGATGTTCCTCGCCAACTACGCCGACGTGCTCACCGACGCCCCGCTTAACGAGATGGTCGACCGGTTCGCACAGCGCGACGCGGGCGCGTCGATGATGGTCGTGCCGCCCCAATCCTCCTTTCACTGCGTGGAGTTGGGCGAAAACGGACTGGTCGGAGGCATCACCGCGGTGAGCGAACTGCCGCTGTGGGAGAACGGCGGCTACTTCGTGCTCCGCCAGGAGGTCTTCGACCACATCCCGGAGAACGGGGACCTGGTCGCCGACGGATGCGCCCAACTGGCCAAGCAGGGACGTCTGGTGGCGCACCGGCACCGCGGCTTCTGGAAGCCGACCGACACCGTGAAGGAGCGGGCCGCGCTCGACACCGCCTACGCCCGGGGCGACCGCCCATGGGCCGTGTGGGAACGGGACCACGCCGGGGTGAGCGCATGATCCGGCTAGGCGCCGGGCGCCTGGACCGGATCGTCGCGGTGGGCGCGCACTGCGACGACATCGCCATCGGTGCCGGCGGCAGCCTGCTGACGATGTGCCGCGCGCGGCCGGGTATCCGCATCGACGCGCTGGTGCTCTCCGGGGGCGGCAGCGAGCGCGAGCGGGAGGAGCGGGCCGCGCTCGCCGCCTTCTGCCCGGGCGCCGAACTGCGGCTGACCGTACTGAAGTTGCCCGACGGTCGGATGCCCGTGCACTGGGACGAGGCCAAGGCCGCGGTCGAGGAGCTGCGCGGGCAGACCGACCCGGATCTGATCCTGGCCCCGCGCACCGATGACGCACACCAGGACCACCGCGGCCTGGCGCGGCTGATCCCCACCGCATTCCGCGACCACCTCGTGCTCGGCTACGAGATCGTCAAATGGGACGGCGATCTCGGCCGTCCGGCGGCGTACCAGCCGCTGTCGCCGGAGATCGCCGAACAGAAGGTGCGGCTGCTCCAGGAGCACTACCCCTCGCAGCGGCACCGGCCCTGGTACGACCGCGAAACCTTTCTCGGCCTCGCACGGATCCGCGGCATCGAATGCCACGCGCGCTACGCCGAGGCGTTCGCCGCCACCAAACTCACTCTCGACCTGGGGGACTGAACCTTGCGCGTACTGCTGACCGGACACCAGGGCTACCTGGGCACCGTCATGGCCCCGGTCCTCGCGGCCGCCGGACACGAAGTCGTCGGTCTCGACGCCGGTCTCTTCGCCGACTGCGTCCTCGGCCCGACACCCGCCGACCCGTCGGGGCACCGGGTGGACCTGCGTGACATCACGGCCGAACACGTGGCAGGAGTGGACGCAGTGATCCACCTGGCCGCGCTGTCCAACGACCCGCTGGGGTCCCTCGCACCGGAGCTCACCTACGACATCAACCACCACGCGTCCGTCCGCCTGGCCCGGCTCGCCCGGGACGCCGGGGTGCGGCGCTTCCTGTACGCGTCGACCTGCTCCGTCTACGGCGCCGCGGGCGGTGACGACCTGGTCGCCGAGGACGCCCCGCTGCGCCCGGTGACGCCGTACGCGGAGTCCAAGGTGCGGGTGGAGGACGACCTGCACGCGCTCACCGACGGCGACTTCACCCCGGTGTACATGCGCAACGCCACCGCCTTCGGCCACTCCCCCAGGCTGCGCGCCGACATCGTGCTGAACAACCTGGTGGGCCACGCGCTCCTGTCCGGCGAGGTGCTCGTGCTCTCCGACGGCACCCCCTGGCGCCCGCTGGTGCACGCCGCCGACATCGCACGGGCCTTCACGGCCGCGCTGACCGCGCCGCGGGAAGCGGTGCACGACCGGGCGTTCAACATCGGCAGCGAATTCAACAACGTCACGGTCGCCGAGATCGCCGAGCAGGTCGCCGAGGCGGTGCCCGGCTCGAAGGTGGTGATCACCGGGGAGAACGGCGCCGATCCGCGGTCGTACCGGGTGGACTTCTCCGCCTTCCGCGCCGCGGTACCCGGCTTCGACTGCGAATGGACGGTGAAGCGGGGCGCTCTCGAACTCGCCGACGCCTACCGGATGTTCGGGCTGAACCGGGAGGACTTCGAGCGCCGCTTCACCCGGCTGGCCGTGCTGCGCGCGGCGTCCGCCGCCGGGACCGTCGACGACACCCTGCGGTGGCGCCGATGACCGCGCAGGGAGAAGAAGGCGCCGGCGCGGAGATGCACGCGCTGGTGGAGCGGCTGTACCCGCTCTGCCGGAGCATCACCGGCGACGGTGTGCGCACCACCCTGGACATCGTCGGCGAGTACGTCCCGCTGCGGGTGCACGAGGTGCCGACGGGGACGCAGGTGCTCGACTGGACGGTGCCGCAGGAGTGGAACATCCGGGACGCGTACATCGCCGACCCCGCAGGCAACCGGGTCGTCGACTTCGCCGCGTCCAGCCTGCACGTGCTCGGCTACAGCGTGCCGGTGTCGGCGACCATGCCGCTGTCCGAGCTGCGAGAACACCTGCACACGCTGCCCGACCACCCGAACTGGGTGCCGTACCGCACCAGCTACTACACGCCGGAATGGGGGTTCTGCCTGGCCCAGGAGACCCTGGACGCGCTGCCGGACGGCGAGTACGAGGTGCGCATCGACTCCACCGTCGCGGACGGCCACCTCACCTACGCCGAGCACGTGGTCCCCGGGCAGGTCACCGACGAGGTGATCGTCTCCTGCCATGTCTGCCACCCGTCGCTGGCCAACGACAACCTGGCCGGCATCGCGGTGGCGACGTTCCTGGCCCGGGCACTGGCGGAGCAGACGCCGTACTACACCTACCGATTCCTCTTCGCGCCCGGCACCATCGGGGCGATCACCTGGCTGGCCCGCAACGCGGAGCGGATCGACCAGGTCAAGCACGGGCTCGTGCTGGCCTGTGCCGGTGACCGGGGACAGCTGACGTACAAGCAGAGCAGACGCGGCGACGCGGAGATCGACCGGGTGATGCGGCACGTACTGACCGCTTCCGAACGCCCGTACCGCATCGTCGAGTTCACCCCGTACGGCTACGACGAGCGGCAGTTCTGCTCACCCGGGTTCGATCTCGGCGTGGGCTCGCTCAGCCGGACCCCGTACGCCGGCTACCCCGAGTACCACACCTCGGCGGACAACCCGGACTTCGTCTCCCCGGGCGCGATGGCGGACACCCTCGCCGTCTGCCGCGAGGCATGCGCCGTGCTGGACCGCAACAGGCGATACCGCAACCTCAGCCCCTACGGCGAACCACAGCTGGGCCGACGCGGGTTGTACGACGCGCTCGGCGGCCGCAGCGACACCAAACAGGCCCAGATGGCCATGCTCTGGGTGCTCAGCCTCTCCGACGGCGAGCACAGTCTGCTGGGCGTCGCCGAGCGGTCCGGGCTGCCGTTCGACACCGTCGCCGCCGCGGCCGACGCCCTGCACCGCGCCGGTTTGATCAAGGCATGACGCCGATGACCACCGAGAAGGAGCAGACGACGACACCGGCGAGCCCGGC is a genomic window of Streptomyces gilvosporeus containing:
- a CDS encoding class I SAM-dependent methyltransferase, whose product is MTRCRLCGSEAMASVVDLGATPPCESFLAADQLDQAEPAYPLHLRVCTDCWLAQIPPLITPEETFSEYAYFSSFSTSWVEHARTFVADAVERLALGPDAFVVEVASNDGYLLRHLVDRGIRCLGIEPSVNVGAAARDAGVPTLTEFLSPDTGSAVRAEHGPANLVVANNVYAHIPDVVGFTQGLRALVADDGWVSIEVQHLLTLIEENQYDTIYHEHFQYYTVASAIRALSSGGLALVDVELLPTHGGSIRLWARPTEVADEPTQRVADVLAREKAAGLQELSGYTEFSARVAKVRRDLLKFLVGAAERGETVVGYGAPGKGNTLLNHCGIRPDLLAYTVDRNPYKHGRFTPGTRIPILPPEQIAADKPDYVLVLPWNLRAELVEQLSFINDWGGRLVFPIPELSIVEVTS
- a CDS encoding NAD-dependent epimerase/dehydratase family protein codes for the protein MRVLLTGHQGYLGTVMAPVLAAAGHEVVGLDAGLFADCVLGPTPADPSGHRVDLRDITAEHVAGVDAVIHLAALSNDPLGSLAPELTYDINHHASVRLARLARDAGVRRFLYASTCSVYGAAGGDDLVAEDAPLRPVTPYAESKVRVEDDLHALTDGDFTPVYMRNATAFGHSPRLRADIVLNNLVGHALLSGEVLVLSDGTPWRPLVHAADIARAFTAALTAPREAVHDRAFNIGSEFNNVTVAEIAEQVAEAVPGSKVVITGENGADPRSYRVDFSAFRAAVPGFDCEWTVKRGALELADAYRMFGLNREDFERRFTRLAVLRAASAAGTVDDTLRWRR
- a CDS encoding PIG-L deacetylase family protein — translated: MIRLGAGRLDRIVAVGAHCDDIAIGAGGSLLTMCRARPGIRIDALVLSGGGSEREREERAALAAFCPGAELRLTVLKLPDGRMPVHWDEAKAAVEELRGQTDPDLILAPRTDDAHQDHRGLARLIPTAFRDHLVLGYEIVKWDGDLGRPAAYQPLSPEIAEQKVRLLQEHYPSQRHRPWYDRETFLGLARIRGIECHARYAEAFAATKLTLDLGD
- a CDS encoding DUF4910 domain-containing protein, whose product is MAPMTAQGEEGAGAEMHALVERLYPLCRSITGDGVRTTLDIVGEYVPLRVHEVPTGTQVLDWTVPQEWNIRDAYIADPAGNRVVDFAASSLHVLGYSVPVSATMPLSELREHLHTLPDHPNWVPYRTSYYTPEWGFCLAQETLDALPDGEYEVRIDSTVADGHLTYAEHVVPGQVTDEVIVSCHVCHPSLANDNLAGIAVATFLARALAEQTPYYTYRFLFAPGTIGAITWLARNAERIDQVKHGLVLACAGDRGQLTYKQSRRGDAEIDRVMRHVLTASERPYRIVEFTPYGYDERQFCSPGFDLGVGSLSRTPYAGYPEYHTSADNPDFVSPGAMADTLAVCREACAVLDRNRRYRNLSPYGEPQLGRRGLYDALGGRSDTKQAQMAMLWVLSLSDGEHSLLGVAERSGLPFDTVAAAADALHRAGLIKA
- a CDS encoding sugar phosphate nucleotidyltransferase; protein product: MKVVLFCGGYGMRMRSGASDDVPKPMAMVGPRPLIWHVMRYYAHFGHTEFILCLGYGAHHIKNFFLTYEETTSNDFVLRGGRTELLSTDIADWTITFAQTGVESPIGERLRRVRHHLDGDEMFLANYADVLTDAPLNEMVDRFAQRDAGASMMVVPPQSSFHCVELGENGLVGGITAVSELPLWENGGYFVLRQEVFDHIPENGDLVADGCAQLAKQGRLVAHRHRGFWKPTDTVKERAALDTAYARGDRPWAVWERDHAGVSA